A single genomic interval of Spirosoma linguale DSM 74 harbors:
- a CDS encoding glucose inhibited division protein A (TIGRFAM: glucose inhibited division protein A~PFAM: glucose-inhibited division protein A; FAD dependent oxidoreductase~KEGG: nmn:NMCC_1957 tRNA uridine 5- carboxymethylaminomethyl modification enzyme GidA) — MYSSYDVIVVGAGHAGCEAANAAATMGSKVLLITMNMQTIAQMSCNPAMGGVAKGQIVREVDALGGLSGIISDKSMIQFRMLNRSKGPAMWSPRCQSDRNVFAWEWRKALEENHNVDFWQDTVSEVIVKDNRVKGVKTSLGVEFSAKAVVLTNGTFLNGQMFIGEKVFGGGRTAERSATGLTEQLVHLGFEAGRMKTGTPPRVDGRSLNYALMEEQLGDENPGKFSYTNTPALTKQRSCWITYTNQAVHDELKTGFDKSPMFTGRIKGLGPRYCPSVEDKINRFADKDRHQIFVEPEGWDTVEVYVNGFSTSLPETVQYNALRKIQGFENVRMFRPGYAVEYDFFPPTQLKPTLETQLVQNLFFAGQINGTTGYEEAACQGLMAGINAHRNSHEEAEFTIKRSEGYIGVLIDDLITKGTEEPYRMFTSRAEYRTLLRQDNADLRLTEKGYAIGLASQERYETMLAKREGIAKLTETIRATKVKPEEINTFLESKGSAPLREKGSLYTLLKRPEIDQSDVKGILSSLPDMPNGVGEETIEQTVIEIKYEDYLNREKQNADKLDKWENLSINPTFDYDRLKALSFEGKEKLKRLRPSTIGQASRISGVSPSDVSILLVYMGR; from the coding sequence AATGAACATGCAAACTATTGCACAAATGTCCTGCAACCCTGCTATGGGGGGTGTAGCTAAAGGACAGATTGTTCGTGAAGTTGATGCGCTAGGCGGGCTATCAGGGATAATAAGCGATAAAAGCATGATTCAATTTCGCATGTTAAACCGCTCAAAAGGTCCTGCCATGTGGAGCCCGCGTTGTCAGAGCGACCGGAATGTGTTCGCCTGGGAATGGCGTAAAGCATTAGAAGAAAATCATAATGTGGATTTCTGGCAAGACACAGTCAGCGAAGTTATAGTAAAAGATAACCGTGTAAAAGGAGTCAAAACTAGCCTGGGCGTTGAGTTCTCAGCGAAAGCAGTTGTCCTGACGAACGGGACGTTTCTGAATGGGCAGATGTTTATTGGCGAAAAAGTCTTTGGTGGAGGGCGAACGGCAGAACGTTCGGCTACTGGCTTAACAGAACAGTTGGTTCATTTGGGTTTTGAAGCGGGTCGAATGAAGACCGGAACGCCACCCCGTGTGGATGGTCGAAGCCTTAATTATGCATTGATGGAAGAACAGCTAGGGGATGAAAACCCCGGCAAGTTTTCCTACACAAACACTCCGGCTTTAACGAAGCAGCGTAGTTGCTGGATCACCTATACAAATCAGGCGGTACACGATGAGCTTAAGACAGGCTTCGATAAGTCGCCTATGTTTACCGGCCGAATAAAAGGGTTGGGGCCTCGGTATTGCCCTTCGGTAGAGGATAAAATCAATCGGTTCGCGGATAAAGACAGGCACCAGATTTTCGTGGAACCTGAAGGTTGGGACACAGTAGAGGTGTACGTGAATGGGTTTTCAACATCGCTGCCAGAAACGGTGCAATACAATGCGCTTCGAAAAATTCAAGGTTTTGAAAACGTGCGGATGTTCCGACCCGGCTATGCAGTTGAATATGATTTCTTTCCGCCAACGCAGTTAAAGCCTACACTCGAAACCCAGTTAGTCCAAAACTTATTCTTTGCAGGCCAAATAAACGGAACAACCGGATACGAAGAAGCAGCCTGCCAGGGCTTAATGGCAGGTATAAATGCGCATCGAAATAGTCATGAAGAAGCAGAATTTACGATCAAACGCTCCGAGGGATATATTGGTGTTTTGATCGATGATCTGATTACAAAAGGGACCGAAGAGCCTTACCGGATGTTCACATCACGAGCTGAATATCGAACCCTTTTAAGACAAGATAATGCTGATTTACGGCTCACCGAGAAAGGATATGCTATTGGGTTAGCCTCGCAGGAACGTTATGAAACTATGTTAGCGAAACGGGAAGGCATAGCTAAACTGACCGAAACAATTCGTGCAACTAAAGTAAAGCCTGAAGAGATTAATACCTTTCTGGAATCTAAAGGGAGTGCACCACTTCGGGAAAAAGGAAGTCTGTATACACTGCTCAAGCGTCCAGAAATTGATCAATCTGATGTAAAAGGCATTCTTAGCAGCCTGCCCGACATGCCGAATGGGGTAGGGGAGGAGACAATTGAGCAAACTGTTATTGAAATAAAATACGAAGACTACCTCAACCGGGAAAAGCAAAACGCCGATAAACTCGATAAATGGGAGAATCTTTCTATAAATCCTACCTTCGATTACGACCGATTAAAAGCGCTATCGTTCGAAGGTAAAGAAAAACTTAAACGTCTACGGCCGTCTACAATTGGCCAGGCTTCCCGGATTAGTGGAGTCAGCCCGTCAGACGTTTCTATTTTATTGGTCTACATGGGCCGCTAA